The proteins below come from a single Chelmon rostratus isolate fCheRos1 chromosome 12, fCheRos1.pri, whole genome shotgun sequence genomic window:
- the LOC121614512 gene encoding NADH dehydrogenase [ubiquinone] 1 beta subcomplex subunit 3-like has protein sequence MQTTRNLKLSMGGDHGHSKTSMPDWRQWKAEGTPLEFTQQRLAARGLKDPWARNEAWRYSGGFARAVTLSDVLLKGFKWGFAAFTVALAVEYALFPPKKGGH, from the exons CATGGGAGGTGACCACGGCCACAGCAAGACATCCATGCCAGACTGGCGGCAGTGGAAGGCGGAGGGAACACCTTTGGAGTTCACACAGCAGAGGCTGGCAGCCAGGGGTCTCAAGGATCCATGGGCACG TAACGAGGCTTGGAGATACTCAGGCGGCTTCGCTCGCGCTGTGACTCTGTCTGATGTGCTACTGAAGGGATTCAAGTGGGGCTTTGCTGCCTTTACTGTTGCTCTGGCTGTAGAGTACGCCCTGTTCCCTCCAAAGAAAGGGGGCCACTAA
- the LOC121614511 gene encoding UDP-glucuronosyltransferase 1A1-like, whose product MWKAALLVSLLLYMDMQVNGAADETTASVAENSRPEKKVRTEEAEATNTIPASNTVSSGFLGNLLVVPMDGSHWMDLKALAQEMGRRGHRVTVVIPEISMRMGPGKHYDTVTYPVPYDKSHLVSAMDSNKDFMQKSTQSFTEKIKMRYSQFQKISGIIHSTAESLLFNASLISHLAQQEFDAVLTDPFVPTGSLIARKLGIPTINLLRGIPCSLDIKSAGCPSPPSYVPRFFTGYIDKMNFKERTFNTLVALMEPLLCRLLYWHFDHIASQFLGEEVGIAEVLSDSAIWLLRFDFILEVPRPLMPNMVPVGGINCNVRNPLPEDLEPWVSGEHGFIVFTLGSMMSDMPEEITLVFIEAFRQIPQKVIWRYTGHVPDNVPENVKMMEWVPQNDLLAHPGARAFITHAGSHGLFEGLCHAVPMVMVPVAGDQPDNARRMARNGVGVVLDITLMTTENLLQGLKDVISDTRYKENMQKLSALHKDRPVDPLDLSVYWTEFVMRHKGAKHLRSAVHDLNWIQYFCLDVIALLASVVLVFVILTVKCLKLCLRKLSRKRKQD is encoded by the exons atGTGGAAAGCAGCATTACTTGTGTCCCTGCTGCTATACATGGACATGCAGGTGAATGGTGCCGCAGATGAGACGACGGCGTCAGTGGCAGAAAACTCCAGACCAGAGAAGAaagtgaggacagaggaggcCGAAGCCACTAACACCATTCCTGCAAGCAACACCGTCTCTTCAGGTTTTCTGGGCAACTTGCTGGTGGTGCCAATGGATGGGAGTCACTGGATGGATTTAAAGGCCCTTGCCCAAGAAATGGGGCGCCGTGGCCACCGGGTCACTGTGGTGATACCTGAGATCAGCATGAGGATGGGTCCAGGGAAACACTATGACACTGTGACCTACCCTGTTCCTTATGACAAGTCCCATTTAGTTTCTGCCATGGATTCAAACAAGGACTTCATGCAAAAATCGACACAGTCTTTCACGGAGAAGATAAAAATGCGATACTCACAATTCCAGAAAATTTCAGGTATAATCCACTCCACTGCCGAAAGCCTACTTTTCAATGCCAGCCTCATCTCACACCTGGCACAGCAG GAATTTGATGCTGTCTTAACAGACCCTTTTGTGCCCACGGGCTCGTTAATAGCTCGGAAATTAG GTATCCCCACCATTAACCTGCTGAGGGGGATTCCATGTTCGCTGGATATTAAGTCTGCAGGCTGCCCCTCCCCGCCCTCGTATGTCCCTCGCTTCTTCACCGGATACATCGATAAGATGAACTTCAAGGAGAGGACTTTCAACACTTTG GTGGCTTTAATGGAGCCGCTGCTATGCCGACTGCTGTACTGGCACTTTGACCACATAGCCAGTCAGTTCCTGGGAGAGGAGGTGGGCATAGCTGAGGTGCTGTCAGACTCTGCTATCTGGCTGCTGAG GTTTGACTTCATACTGGAGGTCCCACGCCCTCTCATGCCTAACATGGTACCAGTTGGTGGAATCAACTGCAACGTGAGAAATCCTCTGCCTGAA gatttGGAGCCCTGGGTGTCAGGAGAGCATGGGTTTATAGTGTTCACTCTGGGCAGCATGATGTCAGATATGCCAGAAGAGATAACCTTGGTCTTCATAGAAGCCTTCAGACAGATTCCACAGAAG GTAATATGGAGGTACACTGGGCATGTTCCCGACAATGTCCCTGAAAATGTGAAGATGATGGAATGGGTGCCTCAGAATGACCTACTGG CACATCCTGGAGCTCGGGCTTTCATCACACATGCTGGCTCACATGGTCTCTTTGAGGGACTGTGTCACGCCGTTCCCATGGTGATGGTGCCAGTTGCAGGGGACCAGCCAGACAACGCGCGGAGGATGGCGAGAAACGGAGTAGGAGTCGTGCTGGATATTACTTTGATGACGACAGAGAACCTTCTTCAGGGGCTGAAGGATGTCATCAGTGACACCAG GTATAAAGAGAATATGCAGAAGCTGTCAGCTCTCCATAAAGACCGACCAGTTGACCCCCTCGACCTTTCAGTGTACTGGACAGAATTTGTGATGCGGCACAAAGGGGCAAAACATCTCAGGTCTGCTGTCCATGACCTCAACTGGATCCAGTACTTCTGCCTGGATGTAATAGCACTACTGGCTTCTGTAGTGCTGGTTTTTGTAATACTGACAGTAAAATGCTTGAAACTATGCCTCCGGAaactgagcaggaagaggaagcaggacTAA